The following are from one region of the Myxocyprinus asiaticus isolate MX2 ecotype Aquarium Trade chromosome 2, UBuf_Myxa_2, whole genome shotgun sequence genome:
- the LOC127411225 gene encoding histone H4, whose product MSGRGKGGKGLGKGGAKRHRKVLRDNIQGITKPAIRRLARRGGVKRISGLIYEETRGVLKVFLENVIRDAVTYTEHAKRKTVTAMDVVYALKRQGRTLYGFGG is encoded by the coding sequence ATGTCTGGAAGAGGTAAAGGTGGTAAAGGACTCGGAAAAGGAGGCGCCAAGCGTCACCGCAAAGTGTTGCGTGATAACATCCAGGGAATCACCAAACCCGCAATCCGTCGTCTCGCTCGCCGTGGCGGTGTCAAGCGTATCTCCGGTCTGATCTACGAGGAGACTCGCGGTGTGTTGAAGGTGTTTCTGGAGAACGTTATCCGTGATGCCGTCACCTACACTGAACACGCCAAGAGAAAGACCGTCACTGCCATGGACGTTGTGTACGCGCTGAAACGACAGGGACGAACTCTGTACGGATTCGGAGGATAA